The Plasmodium falciparum 3D7 genome assembly, chromosome: 5 DNA window TATAGAAGGTATCAAAAATggaaaatgtattatttatatataatatgaaatataacacacatatataaaaacattatttcctttaaattaaatataaataatcataGTTCTACACACCTAtattgcaaaaaaaaaaaaaaaaattaatatataacatatatttccaacagaaaaataaaatgctgttaaatatttttcaatatattaatgtacGAATACGCAAATAAGagttcattttattatatatttaaaaaagaaagttaAATTgccaaatatattttattatatttaaataagcatttgtatttctttatttttgtatgtcTTGTTCTACATAAAAAAAgttgtatatttaaaaaaaaattatgttgtTTCATGTTTTTGTGTGAAATTGTTATCtttaatcatattttttattggattaattatatgtatcataaatatatgaaaatgataaaatttaatatataaaaatgttatttaccctctttttttgtttgttttttttgtttataattttcacataattttaatttaatatataatatacatataaaatatgtgcaTACATccttattaattaaaatataaaaaatatattttattatgttatcattaaaaaatgtaaaatcaAATGATGAAGTAAATGATATAAGAAATGCTAATGATACATTTAACAAATACAGCAGGAGCATAATTCCAATGGAACATAACATTATTGTATTACCTTGCGAATGTAAAACAtccataattaaaaatacctTTTTAGACATATTAAGTCCCATGAAAATTCcattttgtaaaataaataatacaaatgtaCAAAACACCACCAACGTTTTTTCtctaagaaaaaagaaaaaaacattaagatgcgaaaatatattaaatcaaaataaGGGGAATACTAAGAATGATAAGGAACAAAATGATAATCTAATTACATGCCATAATAATTTCAAATCATTTAATTCCAACTATTTAGATACTTACAGTATTATTGGAGGAACATacaaaaatacatattttaaaaataaaatggataACAAATATTTTACTATTGAAATTGAAcgaaaatatgatataataaatgaagataaaaatCCATTTGATTATTACACGTATGTTGCAATGAAAAATCAACATAGAAACTATTTagcattaaaaaatattccatatatagaaaaacaaattatgAATTGTCGTGATCTTAATTCcgtttatattaataaaaacattGTAATTCCAGAAATACAATACAAACATaataagaaaacaaaaattacCAAACGTGACTTAATTGaatataattgtataaaGGATAATGCAAAcgatttttttaatttgaacACCGAAATTAGTAATACCTTAGTTAAAGACAATATGATTTCACgcataataaatgaaaatgaactaaaaaaaaatcaatcaTTATCTTTGATTGATGATCGTAAAAAGTCAATAGCAAGAAATATTAGTGAAAAAAACAATCAGATAATTTATAACTCAAAAcaacattttaatattttcgaTGATATAAGGCCAtcgattaaaaaaaacataaaaaaaaagaaaaaaaatttgggCGTATgctatttaaatttaaataacttATCATGTCAATTTTTAATGACATGTGATAAGACATAAAACCTTTTTAACAATTTTTGCTATTTTcctcttttatataaaaaaaaaatttattttaaaaatgttaacagttttgttttattttaactTGTCCTTTCTTtaagtattttatatattttgttatagaATATGATTTGTATAATTatgttttcatatatttcgtATATGGATTTTGCAcacaattataatttaaatataattaaattatttttttttttttatatcttttattttataaattatttattcttctaaatgatgtttttatttcatatatttttcttttacctaatgaaaatatatatgaataaattatttataaaaaaatataaaacagaCACAAATATTaatcaaattaataaataaatgcccacatattcttaaaaatattaatatatagttatttaagaaatacatttattatatatatatacatataataaatttaatgtaGTATTGTAGACCACTTACAAAATACacaattaaaaaacaaaaatatataaaaataaagaaataaaaaaaaagggaaaaaaatattttttgtgaaaataaattaacctataaataaaaacattattaaaaaaaacaaataaaaataccaTATTTTGATTAATTAATGATATTTATGCTTAACTAATTAATGTAAAATTTGCGAATGTAATTACATTAGAAATGGTCAATGTTAATGAGAAAAACATTTCAGAAAAGAAGAAaccaataataaaaaaaatagaaaatgaagaatatattacAACATCATTAGTAGAAGATACAACAAATAGCAAAGAAGACATCAATAATGATAagaatgaaaatgaaaaaagtgaacaaattaaaaaaaattatgagaaTAACCCAAGTTTAGAATCAAGTTTGGGATCGGATAGTGAAAATTCAGaaaattttgaaaatttattaaaaaatgttaaagTAATTAATATTTCAAGCTTTAATAAGAATGAATTAAATTCAGGCAAGAGAAAAATGAtcacaataaaaatattcaatttattaaatattatataatataattatattatacatatgtacattttatctaaaaaaaagttatatatatatatatatatatatatatatttttgcatATAcgaaataatgtatataatatatattttatttcgttattattatcctttATGACTTATTACATTTTCATACTTATACAAAGCAGACAAAAGTTCAAAATCCTTTTCTACTAGTGGAAAACATTTGCCTATGGCTTTATCTTTCATATACAATTTTATGGTTGAACATGAATTTATTGAAACGCTTGAAGTATTCGAGGTTCTATATTAGACatatacaaaattattaGTTCTTaactttttttcatatttatgttttatttacaatatattctctattattattcttttattatttttgttgaaAACAAAAttgtaaatgaaaaaatatgcatattatatatttgtatttttgtatattagaAGGAATATGTAAAGAAATTTCAAGACGATATTAATAATCTAAGAAAAATagaatatgaaaatttatttacaCAAAATGAACTATTAAGAAATGATTTCTTAAATCACGAAAAACTCACAAAAGAAGTTCAAAGTTCTTTAGAAGATGCAAAGTATAAGTCTAATGATcaggaaaaaataagaaaagttTAATGTTACATTGTCTAATCCAattaaacattttttatttttttattattcatatatatatatatatatatatatatttttttttttttttttcccctttatattagtaaaaaaattcagaaaattataaaagaaagagattattatattatgcatCATAAACGGGTCCTCCAAGAGAAGGAAACATTAAATAGTATAGTTTATCTAAGAATttgtatatttctatattaatTGTTCAATTATTTgaaaatacatttttaatttttgtaaaaatatattagacATTGAAATTAATTAATCCTTCCTTTTTTAATAGAAGAAATACATAAACAGAAACATGAAATtgaaaaaattcaaaattctgttgatgaaataaaaatgaaatatgaagtatgtataaataatagcTTTAAAGTGTGAATATTTAAAGggaaaattaatattatcaaaaaaataatggcatataaaatatatattctttttgtttttaaaaaataaattatttattgttattttttttttttttttttttaagtctgctattaaagaaaaaatgttgGTTCTCctggaaaaagaaaaaaaggatgCTAAAATAGAAGGATTAAATAAGTATATAGAGAGATTGAAAGATATCTTAGGAAGTAGTAAATTAGATGATTCAACACTTGATATTTCTTCAATAAATGCAAAGGAAAGTGAATCATcgcataatattttaaaaaatgataaaaataatttaggaaaagataatataaaaagagaaGATACACCTTGGCCTAACAATGAAAATGCCGATTGTGCATTTactgaagaaaataatgaaagagataatatttataatttatctaTTACATCCttaaatattgaaaaatcTTTTAATGCTCATAATAATGCAGTATTAGGTCTTGCATACAATGATGAAGTTCATTTATTAGCAACCGGAGGAGATGATGGTTTGTGGAAAACATGGAGTAGCATGAATTATGAATTAGTAATGGCTTCTCAGGGACATAAAAAATGGATTGGagatatatgttttaataacaaggggaatattttatgtacatGTAGTGGAGAttctaaaataaaaatgtgggatttagtaaaagaaaaatgtgtTCATACTTTTAAAAATTCAACAGGGCCTATATGGAGCTTATCGTTTCATCATCAAggtaatttaaattattacaaaaatatgaaattatatatatatatatatatatatattttatgtaaatataataaagcttaatatttaataaaatatatattatatatatagtgatataaaatcaatatcttttttgaatttattttttaggtGATTTTTTTGCTTCTGCTTCAATGGATCAAACAATAAGAATATTCGATATAAATAGTTTAAGACAAAGACAAATTTTAAGAGGTCACGTTGATAGTGTTAATTCTGTAAATTTTCATCCATATTTTAGAACACTTGTTAGTGCATCTGTGGATAAAACTGTaatacgaaaaaaaaaaaaaaaaaaaaaaaaacaataataaaataataatagattaatattatttatacagaATAATTATACTTCTTTGTTATAGATATCAATCTGGGATATGAGAAGTGGATTATGTGAAAATACTTTTTATGGGCATCATTTCCCATGTAACTATTCTAATTTCAACAAAGACGTAATATACattaaaaattgaaaaaatattataaataataaaatatatatatatatattatgtctATAACAATTAAAACCATTAATGTTTcaaacttttatatataggcAAATTGGATAATTTCTTGTGATTCTGGTGGTGTTGTTAAAATATGGGACATACGAACaaataaatgttttattaatatagatGCAGGTTCAACTATTattcaaaattttatattcataattattttatttatttttttttaattctttacattaataatatcatttcttctaattttattttacattttttttctttaattatatatacatatatatatgaattaggACCAGCATGTGCAAATAAATGTCCCatggataaaaataataaatatttatttatagctTCAGAAGATCATACAATTAAAATgtacaaaaaacaaaattagctaatatatacatattgtttttaaaaataatttttttcattttttatattttgttagaTTTAATGTTGTGGAAAAAAAGTTTATTAGAGTATTAAAGCATGAATTCccaataaaagtaaaaaaaaaaatataaagacaTACACTTATATTTGTGCttgataaaattatatacaatggatatatttattttcaataaataatatttacagAATGTTATACTtgcaaataataaaataatttgttcattatccagtggaaatatatatatttgggGGGAAAAAACAAACTAAACCTTTTAGACGTTTATCTTTATAGAAAAAAGTATTACAGAGCTATAAAatggaataatatatttttaatttctcatacaaatataatttgACAACATTGtgttaatatatcattttatatatttgaaggttcatataaaatgtatattactTATATGGAACAagttgttttattttaaaaacgttttaaaatatgtacaattcataatattttgtacattttttaatgcgtacaaatataatttttttttttttttttgagacaaaataacatattaaatgaatgtattatatatatatatatatatacatataaattaaatattgtaATTAAAGCGTTATCCTAAAATACAGTAGGTACGTTTTTTGCATTCTTAAATATAGAGGGTAGCAacacacttttttttttatatatatacttgaaataataaattaaaattaaaaatacattgataaatgaaataaatacataGGAATGAATAAAAAGATTAAAGAGATAATAACacttaaaattattttcacaTAATTAAAAGTtgtaatgtatataattgataaaatgaaacaataattcatattacaatataaaaattgaattcatctttctatatttaaaaaaaaagaagaaaaaaaaaaaaattcatatgatacaataattttgaaatattcataaaatgaaaaaaaattaataatgttttggaaaataaataaataataagtcATACAGATTTATAACCTTacaaatgtaatatataatatattatttcaatatatatgtcaacataaatatattaaacagCTTtgaaatgtaaaatatatatatacacatacatatatatatatatatatatatatatattgtaatgttttattatttaacttTTATATGACACCCCTTTAATTGAATATAGAAAGATACTTCctcatattttaatttttttttgaattctttattattcttatattttaaaaaatgcttaaactttattttttccctttatttaagaaatttaattttaatatagtTTATTTAATGTAgttctcttttttttatcttttttttaaacaaattaaatatattatatgtatattataatattatataaaatatttaaaagcattttaaaaatatatattttaaatatatttatatatattatatatatatatatatatataaaatatatacttgcATGCATTTTATtgtataaaatgtttttttatatatatttttagctAGTTTTAACACTTTAttatactaaaaaaaaagaaaataaaaatgacacTTTTTGGTCCCATGTTCGCataccttttttttatattattgttttgtaaaaaataatataatttttttttttttttttttttcttttttttttcatcgtCTTCTTTACCGAAGACTGcagcataaatatatagctATTAAGGCgatgaagaaaaaactgcgttaaatttaaaaatctgataaataaaatattaataaaatttattttgttaatttttttattttgagaTGATAAAACGTAAGATAGCAGagccttttttttattttcaaaaaaatatcataatttatatttatttttttatgtgaaaaattaaaaaaaatatttataactgTGTTAAAtttgtaataaaattatatgagaaataagaaaaaataaaaagttctCCAACATCagtttattttaaatatatagtttattaatttaaatattatatgaaaaagtaaaaatcttaaaaattatattttatagtaattatgataaaaCCCCTTTCTTTCtcttacaattttttttgtttgatcATATTCAGTGATCCtcaaatgatatattatatataatctgattaaatatatttatatgtaataattacaaaatgataagttccatcacaaaaaaaaaaaaaaaaaattataatatatatatatatgtatgtatatatatatagatgtttgtatattatatatatttttatagttagagataaatatttattttttaaaactaagaaatattttatgcCCATTTTACAAATGCGTATTTCCTTTTTGtatgttattttaaaatCTATAATCTGCGTTATTATATATCGTGaatgaaataatttttttttcttttatatatgtatatatatatatatatatatatatatatatatatattttgatgaaCCCATTTGAtgtttattaaatgaaagggaatattttgtaaatgctaaaacattatataaaatatgtacatataaaaaattctattatttattattatatatacataaaattttaaaaaaaagatataatactGTCCTTTTGAATGAatgtaaaaattatgaaacagttctaataatatatagtaatatatttcatatatattgaggtaatattattatttctattttaataatatttttgtatgaATTCTTAGAAAGAGAAATGTAAAAGGTTGAATATAACcatgatattattaaaaaaaatatatatctcaATTTTGTTGATCCTTCTTTTCATTAAAATTGAAGATATTTGCAAGCGATCTTTCAttcttaataaataaataaatatatatatatatatatatatatattatatatgtatttatcaGAAAGGCAAAACAATCAAAAGTATATGTATGatatcttttataataatagtataagCCATACCTGCATTTTCATGCAACGTTAATACTAATTAGTtacattatatgtatataaatatataagtttcacttgtaattaatttatattaatttatatatttttttttttttgtgaaaaTGTTAAAAGACCTCaaacatttatatacataattttatatttctctttagtacatattatattcttttatattttataacaatttaataaaagaataaatgagaaaaaaaaaaaaaaaaaaaatttggaaATCTTTAAAATTCAacttctttttataaaacaataaaattatgtgttattttcataaaactATGatgttatttaattatacttttacgaaataaatatattttttccataCATGATATTCagtgaaataaaaaaaaaaaataaaaaaaataaagttctttatcataaatttataaaatatatatttattttatatatgtacataatatattcttataatatgtaaattatttttctatttgtATTTCcacttctttttcttttttgtgtgtgttataaacaatttaatatttttcttcaaaaAGTCCATCagatatataaacaaaacgTGGTGTTATTTCTTCTCctttataataagaataaataataccTGCTTCCATATCAAGTGATTCTCCCATATAAAATTCAAAATCGTCAAAGTTTGTTAAAATGTGTTTAATAAATGGTTGGGCTTTAGTTTTAAAAATTTCAACACGATCTGGTTTTTTCTCTTCTAAATATTTGGCAACCTTTtgcatataatttttaatataagcactatattcttttttactaAAAGCAGTGGAGGTCAATTGAAAGGAATCAACAATATCAATAACATGTTCAACATCTGCTCCCATACCTTCTACAGCATCTTCGCTATTATCAGCAATACCATAATCTTCATTTCcctttattcttttatttgattttacTTCAAAAGCTATTTCTCTAAATTCTGGTACTTCAAATGGATCTTGTTGAACATAAGAATCGGAACATACTTCATCATTTGTAAAAACGTCTTTAAATACTTTCATTTTTAACAAAAATTAGGAGAATAATgtatttgtttataataattatattattaaaatttttataaaaatataaaaattttacttAAAAACAAgacaataattattaaatttttaaaaacaaaaattcaaaaatatatatatatatatatatattttaaaaggataaataaatatatatgatatatatatattttatgctaacaatatattatatactaaAATATATggcaataatattttttattgttataaaaaaaaaattaaacaattaaaattagaaattttaaaagaaaaaagaaaaaattgaagaaatggaaataataacaaagataagaaaatgaaaaaaaaaaaaaaaaaaaaaaattaaattatttatattatatacatatatatatatatatatatatatatattatcacctaatttttttttttttttttttttttaattttaatgcTGATTTTAacaactatatatataatatatatatatatagtatatatgtatacatataaataatatatatatcatatatatatatatatatatatatatatatatatataatttgtcattaatatttattttgtatttatgtatttccttatttttttttttattttaaaaattatagtcCATAAgggatataataataaatactgTTGTGTGATAAAATAGTTcgtttacataaaaatacaattttcaataaaataaaatattaaataataataacataaaaattaataattaggggtattttttcctttttttttttttttccccctttttttttgtttttaaaaaaggcTGTATATGAacacaataaatatatacaataacatataagtaaatatatatatatatatatatatatatatatgttataataaatttaatcaTGAAATAGCATAagtgttattattatatataaaacaaaattacaCATTGTTTATATagtattatatttgtatttaattagtagataaagaaaaaatatataacgggaaaaaaaaaaaaaacattgcaataaatattgtatatattattctattaaaagaatagttattttaaaatataacttatttttaaagtacattattatatatatatatatatataatttaatataatttttttttttttttttttttttttttctgttagTATTTACCAAAATGAAcagaattatttatatgattattataatattggCTTTATTAAATTGTAAAAGTTATGGTAAATCAAAATTGAAAAAAGGTAACAATGAAaattgaattattatatattattatttattatccaTCTGTACAgtattatatacaataatgTTGTAATTTTATGGTAATTGTTAAAGCGGGAAAATACATACATGTAtaggttatatatatgtaatactaatatgtatgtaattttttttttttttttcccccaaTCCCAACATTTGTTCATATGACTTAATAATAggtaataaaaaaggaaataagaATGTATCCTTAGGTGGAGAATTTTTAGGTGATATTACACCTATGCCTAATTCTGTTTATAATATGCATAttgatttaaataaaaattacgaGTTGAATAATTTTGTTCGTAATGAAAATgagcatataaataaaatattatttttaatgtataaagaacataataatactaTGAAGGAACTTGAAGAAATTATGAATTCAAGACAAAACATAATCCAATACTTAATTAAAGAAatggaaaaattaaaagataattAAAGTATCCTTTAAATTGAAGCAAAaggattatattatatacatatatatatatatatatatatatatatatataataattaaatatttttaagttTTAATACAATTgtttttactttttcttttttggtAATATTTCAAAGCAATTTTTTGTTCagaattttaattttaataaaaattaaattttccATTGAATTAATTTGTCTCAATTCGCATTCgatgtttttttcttcttttttaaatatatatatgaattgtattccttttaattaatttatcagcacgagaatatataatatatatttttttacagataaataaaaaaacactCAATATCCTacacattattttatttatttattcattttttttttttttttttgtgagcatatcttatttattatgatataaatgaaaaaaaaaaaaaaaaaaaaaaaaaggtattatacaaataaaataataagatatataatatacataaaaatgtgtTGAAATTTTTGGTGTTATACtattaaatacaaatatatttttttttgatttctattttgattttaaagcaattttcctttttcattgaaaaagatatataatatatataatgaatcaatataatttacttactttttataactttccttttttttttttttttttttttttatatttataaggcaaagaataaaaaaataaaagtaattaCACCCTATGCGAGAACAACCAGTCCATGCaacattattgttata harbors:
- a CDS encoding translationally-controlled tumor protein homolog, yielding MKVFKDVFTNDEVCSDSYVQQDPFEVPEFREIAFEVKSNKRIKGNEDYGIADNSEDAVEGMGADVEHVIDIVDSFQLTSTAFSKKEYSAYIKNYMQKVAKYLEEKKPDRVEIFKTKAQPFIKHILTNFDDFEFYMGESLDMEAGIIYSYYKGEEITPRFVYISDGLFEEKY
- a CDS encoding WD repeat-containing protein, putative — protein: MVNVNEKNISEKKKPIIKKIENEEYITTSLVEDTTNSKEDINNDKNENEKSEQIKKNYENNPSLESSLGSDSENSENFENLLKNVKVINISSFNKNELNSADKSSKSFSTSGKHLPMALSFIYNFMVEHEFIETLEVFEKEYVKKFQDDINNLRKIEYENLFTQNELLRNDFLNHEKLTKEVQSSLEDANKKIQKIIKERDYYIMHHKRVLQEKETLNKEIHKQKHEIEKIQNSVDEIKMKYESAIKEKMLVLLEKEKKDAKIEGLNKYIERLKDILGSSKLDDSTLDISSINAKESESSHNILKNDKNNLGKDNIKREDTPWPNNENADCAFTEENNERDNIYNLSITSLNIEKSFNAHNNAVLGLAYNDEVHLLATGGDDGLWKTWSSMNYELVMASQGHKKWIGDICFNNKGNILCTCSGDSKIKMWDLVKEKCVHTFKNSTGPIWSLSFHHQGDFFASASMDQTIRIFDINSLRQRQILRGHVDSVNSVNFHPYFRTLVSASVDKTISIWDMRSGLCENTFYGHHFPCNYSNFNKDANWIISCDSGGVVKIWDIRTNKCFINIDAGPACANKCPMDKNNKYLFIASEDHTIKIFNVVEKKFIRVLKHEFPIKNVILANNKIICSLSSGNIYIWGEKTN